A region of Flavobacterium album DNA encodes the following proteins:
- the pruA gene encoding L-glutamate gamma-semialdehyde dehydrogenase produces the protein MPKGIYNVPKAINEPVKSYAPGTKEREQVLATFKEMYNTSVDVPLYIGSEEIRTGKTKTINPPFDHKKTVGQYHEAEKQHVEQAIAAALSAKKKWASMAWEHRASIFLKAAELLAGPYRSKINAATMIAQAKTVHQAEIDSACELIDFLRFNVQFMAQIYAEQPVSSEGIWNRMEHRPLEGFVYAVTPFNFTAIAGNLPSAPALMGNVVVWKPSAGQVYSANVIMEVFKLAGLPDGVINMVHGSASMISDVLISSPDFAGVHFTGSTGVFNDIWTSIGKNISNYKTYPRIVGETGGKDFVVAHPSSIPAEVATALSRGAFEYQGQKCSAASRAYLPKSLWPAIKEHLLNDMASFKMGSPEDPSNFVSAVIHEASFDKLAKYIDEAKNAPDAEVIAGGGYDKSKGWFIEPTVIVTTNKKYDTLCTELFGPVLTIYIYEDSQWAETLKLVDETSPYALTGAIFSQDRYAIEEATKALENSAGNFYINDKPTGAVVGQQPFGGARASGTNDKAGSILNLLRWVSPRTIKETFVPPSDYRYPFLG, from the coding sequence ATGCCAAAAGGAATATACAATGTACCCAAAGCAATTAACGAACCCGTTAAATCTTACGCTCCCGGAACCAAAGAGAGGGAACAGGTACTTGCCACTTTCAAAGAAATGTACAATACCAGTGTGGATGTGCCGCTATACATTGGCAGCGAAGAGATCCGCACCGGGAAAACCAAAACCATAAACCCACCGTTCGACCATAAGAAAACCGTGGGCCAATACCATGAGGCTGAAAAGCAGCATGTAGAGCAGGCTATCGCAGCCGCGCTTTCTGCAAAGAAAAAATGGGCCTCTATGGCATGGGAGCACAGGGCTTCGATATTCCTTAAGGCTGCCGAGCTGCTTGCCGGGCCTTACCGTTCCAAAATAAATGCGGCTACCATGATCGCGCAGGCGAAGACAGTTCACCAGGCTGAGATCGATTCGGCGTGCGAGCTTATTGATTTCCTTCGCTTCAACGTGCAGTTCATGGCACAGATCTATGCCGAGCAGCCGGTATCGTCTGAAGGGATATGGAACCGCATGGAGCACCGCCCGCTGGAAGGCTTTGTATACGCTGTTACACCATTCAACTTTACCGCTATTGCCGGGAACCTGCCTTCTGCCCCTGCCCTGATGGGTAATGTAGTGGTTTGGAAACCGAGCGCCGGACAGGTATACAGCGCCAACGTAATTATGGAAGTGTTCAAGCTTGCAGGGTTGCCTGACGGCGTTATCAACATGGTTCACGGTAGCGCTTCGATGATAAGCGATGTGCTTATCTCCAGCCCTGATTTTGCAGGAGTGCATTTTACAGGTTCAACCGGTGTTTTCAATGACATCTGGACAAGCATTGGGAAAAATATCAGCAATTACAAGACCTACCCAAGGATAGTAGGCGAAACAGGCGGAAAAGATTTCGTTGTGGCACACCCGTCATCTATTCCTGCTGAAGTAGCTACAGCACTTTCAAGGGGCGCTTTCGAATACCAGGGACAGAAATGTTCGGCTGCATCAAGAGCTTACCTTCCAAAGTCGCTTTGGCCGGCAATTAAAGAGCATTTGCTTAACGATATGGCTTCCTTTAAAATGGGCTCGCCGGAAGACCCGTCCAACTTTGTTTCTGCCGTAATACACGAAGCTTCTTTTGATAAGCTTGCAAAATATATTGATGAAGCTAAGAATGCTCCGGATGCCGAGGTTATAGCAGGCGGCGGTTATGATAAATCCAAAGGCTGGTTCATTGAGCCTACGGTTATCGTGACGACCAATAAAAAATATGATACGCTTTGCACTGAATTGTTCGGGCCGGTACTGACCATTTATATTTATGAAGACAGCCAGTGGGCAGAAACCCTGAAGCTGGTTGACGAAACTTCGCCATACGCACTTACAGGAGCTATTTTCAGCCAGGACCGCTATGCTATTGAAGAGGCTACGAAAGCGCTTGAGAACAGTGCAGGTAACTTCTACATCAACGATAAGCCTACAGGCGCCGTAGTGGGCCAACAACCTTTTGGGGGTGCAAGGGCATCTGGAACCAACGACAAAGCCGGATCGATACTGAACCTGCTTCGCTGGGTATCGCCAAGGACTATAAAAGAAACATTTGTACCGCCTAGTGATTACAGGTACCCGTTTTTGGGATAA
- the apaG gene encoding Co2+/Mg2+ efflux protein ApaG, translating into MVSQVTRGIKISVSTSFEGTYFKNYKIQFAFSYEITIENHGKDSVQLNTRHWEIFDSLNDIEIVDGEGVIGKKPVLKPGEKHTYSSGCLLASPFGAMRGYFSMVNFTTTRTFKVIVPTFRLSAPFALN; encoded by the coding sequence ATGGTATCACAAGTAACACGAGGCATTAAAATATCAGTATCTACCAGTTTTGAAGGCACTTACTTCAAGAACTACAAGATACAATTTGCCTTTTCTTATGAGATAACCATAGAAAATCACGGCAAAGATTCGGTACAGCTCAACACCCGCCACTGGGAGATATTCGACTCGCTTAATGACATCGAAATTGTAGATGGCGAGGGCGTTATCGGTAAAAAACCGGTGCTTAAGCCGGGCGAAAAGCATACCTACAGCTCCGGCTGCCTGCTGGCTTCTCCTTTTGGGGCAATGCGTGGCTATTTCAGCATGGTGAACTTTACCACTACCCGCACTTTTAAGGTTATAGTGCCTACTTTCAGGCTGAGCGCTCCTTTTGCGTTGAATTAA
- a CDS encoding DUF5103 domain-containing protein gives MTNALTRLFTATVALLSFTAFGQVQQEVAPPYNIKTVSFTENTQNVYPYFRLGESIQLVFDDLFGNEANYYYSIQHCNYDWTPSSQLTVNDYLNGFDSQRIQTYENSFNTLQIYSRYTLTFPNKFTSIKLSGNYIIKILNEDRDVVFSRRVIVYEDRVSVPVQVKRARGMAERDGKQNLDFAIKTDAFVFQSPLQNVKVALFQNGRFDNAIYNVKPQYTIGNDLIYKYDRETQFWAGNEYLYFENKDIRNAVNNVLRISAGEVYNTILYVSNARASKPYTYFPDVNGNFVTKNINLSATNPFLESDYTWVFFSLSAPEFFEKKDIYVNGMFNNYAKTDEYKMEYNEKTSLYEKAIMMKQGFNNFMYVVADKNGKVDGENAIDGNFYQTENDYNIFVYYRQNNERYDRVIGRGTANSSDIIN, from the coding sequence ATGACAAATGCCCTTACACGGCTCTTTACAGCAACGGTAGCACTCCTTAGTTTTACAGCATTTGGGCAGGTTCAGCAGGAGGTCGCGCCGCCATACAATATCAAGACCGTATCTTTTACAGAGAATACCCAAAATGTGTATCCGTACTTCAGGCTTGGTGAAAGCATACAACTGGTGTTTGATGACCTTTTTGGAAATGAGGCCAACTACTATTATTCCATACAGCACTGCAATTACGACTGGACACCTTCTTCCCAGCTCACTGTAAATGACTACCTGAACGGCTTCGATTCGCAACGCATACAGACGTACGAGAACTCTTTCAACACCCTGCAGATCTATTCGCGCTATACCCTTACTTTTCCAAATAAATTTACCAGCATAAAGCTAAGCGGCAACTATATAATAAAAATCCTGAACGAAGACCGCGATGTGGTTTTCTCGAGGAGGGTCATTGTTTATGAAGACCGCGTATCGGTGCCTGTACAGGTAAAAAGAGCCCGTGGCATGGCCGAACGGGACGGGAAGCAAAACCTTGATTTTGCCATTAAGACTGATGCCTTCGTGTTTCAGAGCCCGCTGCAAAACGTAAAAGTGGCCCTGTTCCAGAATGGCCGTTTTGATAATGCCATTTACAATGTAAAGCCACAATATACCATTGGCAACGACCTTATTTATAAGTACGACAGGGAAACCCAGTTCTGGGCAGGTAACGAATACCTTTACTTCGAGAATAAAGACATTCGCAATGCCGTGAACAACGTACTGCGCATCAGTGCCGGGGAGGTGTATAATACTATATTGTATGTAAGCAACGCCAGAGCCAGCAAGCCTTATACGTATTTCCCGGATGTCAATGGCAACTTCGTGACCAAGAACATTAACCTGAGCGCAACAAACCCTTTCCTTGAATCGGATTACACATGGGTTTTCTTTTCGCTGAGCGCCCCTGAGTTCTTTGAGAAAAAGGACATTTATGTGAATGGCATGTTTAATAATTATGCCAAAACCGATGAATACAAAATGGAATATAATGAAAAAACCTCGCTGTACGAAAAGGCAATCATGATGAAGCAGGGCTTTAATAATTTCATGTATGTAGTAGCCGACAAAAATGGCAAAGTGGATGGGGAAAACGCTATCGACGGTAATTTTTACCAGACAGAGAACGATTACAACATTTTTGTATACTACAGGCAGAACAATGAGCGTTATGACAGGGTTATAGGGCGCGGAACGGCAAATTCTTCGGATATTATCAATTAG
- a CDS encoding class I SAM-dependent methyltransferase — MKKLFKFILNTIPRPLLIRLSYVIRPVLAFALKGNTYTDPIDGKSFKNFLPYGYGHQRNNVLSPSTLSLERHRLLWLYLKNETDFFIAPKKVLHFAPEQAFYKRFRNQKNLDYTTTDLYSPLADVKADICNLPFEDNSYDLILCNHVLEHIPDDTKAMQELYRVMKPGGMGIFQIPQDLNRETTFEDNSITDAKERARIFGQYDHVRVYGRDYFDKLRSIGFRVIEEDYTKKLSPEEVERYCLANGEIIPVCYKD, encoded by the coding sequence ATGAAGAAACTTTTTAAATTCATACTCAACACGATCCCCCGCCCGCTGCTGATACGCCTTAGCTACGTCATCAGGCCGGTGCTAGCGTTTGCACTTAAAGGAAATACATATACGGACCCTATTGACGGGAAAAGTTTTAAAAACTTTTTGCCATACGGTTACGGGCATCAACGGAATAATGTATTATCGCCAAGTACGCTATCGCTGGAAAGGCACAGGCTGCTTTGGCTGTACCTGAAAAATGAAACTGATTTCTTCATAGCGCCGAAAAAGGTATTGCACTTTGCACCAGAGCAGGCATTTTATAAACGCTTCCGTAACCAGAAGAACCTTGATTATACTACTACCGACCTTTACTCGCCATTAGCAGATGTGAAAGCGGATATTTGCAACCTTCCTTTTGAAGACAACAGTTACGACCTGATCTTATGCAACCACGTACTCGAACATATCCCGGATGACACCAAAGCCATGCAGGAACTGTATCGTGTGATGAAGCCCGGTGGGATGGGTATTTTCCAGATACCGCAGGACCTGAATAGGGAAACTACTTTTGAGGACAATTCGATAACCGATGCGAAAGAACGCGCCAGGATATTTGGGCAATATGACCACGTCCGAGTTTATGGCCGCGATTATTTTGATAAATTACGCAGCATAGGCTTCAGGGTTATCGAAGAAGATTATACAAAAAAACTATCTCCTGAAGAAGTAGAACGCTATTGCCTTGCAAACGGAGAGATAATCCCGGTTTGCTACAAAGATTGA
- the map gene encoding type I methionyl aminopeptidase, whose amino-acid sequence MIIQKTREEIELMRQSALIVSKTLGMIATEIKPGITTLQLDRLAEEFIRDNGAIPGFKGLYGCPSTLLTSVNEQVVHGLPTDRPIQDGDIVSVDCGAIMNEFYGDHAYTFEIGEVAEETKKLLRITKESLYVGIREFRTGNRVEDVGNAIQKYTEAEGYGVVRELVGHGLGRKMHEEPEMPNYGKRGRGKLFIEGMVVALEPMINMGTKNVRTLKDGWTIVTRDGKPSAHFEHNVAIVDGKPELLSTFAYIYKALGIESDEEKEFRKQPLVLS is encoded by the coding sequence ATGATTATTCAAAAAACAAGGGAAGAAATTGAATTGATGCGCCAAAGCGCCCTCATCGTTTCTAAAACACTGGGCATGATCGCCACAGAAATAAAACCGGGGATAACAACGCTCCAACTTGACAGGCTTGCCGAAGAATTTATTCGCGATAATGGTGCCATACCAGGATTCAAAGGTCTTTACGGATGCCCGTCTACCTTATTAACGAGCGTTAATGAACAGGTAGTGCACGGCCTTCCGACTGACCGGCCGATACAGGATGGCGACATCGTATCGGTAGACTGCGGCGCTATAATGAATGAGTTTTATGGTGACCACGCCTACACATTCGAGATTGGTGAAGTTGCAGAAGAGACAAAAAAACTCCTGCGTATAACGAAAGAATCCCTGTATGTAGGCATCCGCGAATTCAGGACAGGAAACCGTGTGGAAGATGTAGGCAATGCGATACAGAAATATACCGAAGCTGAAGGTTATGGCGTAGTGCGTGAATTGGTAGGGCATGGCCTTGGCAGGAAAATGCACGAAGAGCCGGAAATGCCGAACTACGGAAAGCGTGGACGTGGAAAGCTTTTTATTGAAGGCATGGTCGTGGCACTGGAGCCAATGATAAATATGGGCACCAAAAATGTAAGGACTCTAAAAGACGGATGGACGATCGTAACACGTGATGGCAAGCCAAGCGCGCACTTTGAGCATAATGTGGCGATAGTTGATGGAAAACCGGAATTGCTTTCTACGTTTGCTTACATTTATAAGGCATTGGGAATAGAAAGCGATGAAGAGAAGGAGTTCAGGAAACAACCGCTTGTCCTGTCGTAA
- the gpmI gene encoding 2,3-bisphosphoglycerate-independent phosphoglycerate mutase — protein MNKKVILMILDGWGKAPDPKVSAIDNANVPFIKSLYQNYPNASLRTDGLNVGLPEGQMGNSEVGHMNLGAGRIVYQDLVKINLAVQNKTLAQEKPLIEAFNYAKQNNKKVHLLGLVSNGGVHSHIDHLKGLVDATQEAGVENVFIHAFTDGRDVDPKSGVFFISDLENHLKNTKAKLASIIGRYYAMDRDKRWERVKLAYDLLVNGIGEPSANAVDSIHESYNEGITDEFIKPIVMTDDKGNPLAKIEPDDVVIFFNFRTDRGRQLTEALSQMDIHEQNMHKLKLYYVTMTNYDDTFKDIHVVYDKDNLTETLGEIVSRNGKKQIRIAETEKYPHVTFFFSGGREEPFEGEKRLLCPSPKVATYDLKPEMSAFDLKDALVPELKKGEVDFVCLNFANGDMVGHTGVMEAAIKACEAVDTCAKEVIETALENGYTTIVIADHGNCETMINPDGSPNTAHTTNPVPIIIVDKDIKHVKDGILGDIAPTILDLMGLEQPAVMTRHSLVS, from the coding sequence AGACCCTAAGGTATCAGCCATCGACAATGCCAACGTTCCCTTTATCAAAAGCCTTTACCAAAATTATCCTAATGCATCCCTGCGCACCGACGGCCTGAACGTAGGCCTTCCCGAAGGGCAGATGGGCAACAGCGAGGTGGGCCACATGAACCTCGGTGCCGGCCGCATCGTGTACCAGGACCTTGTAAAGATCAACCTTGCGGTGCAAAACAAAACCCTCGCACAGGAAAAACCGCTCATAGAAGCCTTCAATTACGCAAAACAAAACAATAAGAAAGTGCACCTGCTTGGCCTTGTGTCCAACGGCGGCGTGCATTCGCATATCGACCACCTGAAAGGGCTGGTGGATGCCACACAGGAGGCCGGTGTTGAGAATGTATTTATACATGCTTTTACGGACGGAAGGGATGTCGACCCGAAATCGGGCGTATTCTTTATATCTGACCTCGAGAACCACCTTAAAAATACGAAAGCAAAACTGGCTTCGATCATAGGGCGCTATTATGCTATGGACCGCGACAAGCGCTGGGAGCGTGTGAAACTGGCCTATGACCTCCTGGTAAATGGTATTGGGGAGCCGTCAGCCAATGCGGTAGACAGTATTCATGAAAGCTATAATGAGGGGATTACTGACGAGTTCATCAAGCCTATCGTTATGACGGATGACAAAGGCAATCCGTTAGCTAAAATTGAGCCGGATGATGTGGTTATCTTCTTTAACTTCCGTACCGACCGCGGCAGGCAGCTTACCGAAGCGCTTTCGCAAATGGATATCCATGAGCAGAATATGCACAAGCTGAAATTGTATTATGTAACAATGACCAACTATGATGATACCTTTAAGGACATCCATGTAGTGTACGATAAAGACAATCTTACCGAGACCCTTGGCGAAATAGTATCACGTAACGGCAAAAAACAGATACGCATTGCAGAGACAGAGAAATACCCGCATGTTACCTTCTTCTTCTCCGGCGGCCGCGAAGAGCCTTTTGAGGGAGAAAAGCGTTTGCTGTGCCCATCGCCTAAAGTAGCCACCTATGACCTGAAGCCGGAAATGAGCGCTTTCGACCTTAAAGATGCCTTAGTACCAGAGCTTAAAAAAGGCGAGGTGGATTTTGTATGCCTTAATTTTGCCAATGGCGATATGGTGGGCCATACCGGTGTGATGGAAGCAGCTATTAAAGCCTGTGAGGCGGTAGATACCTGCGCAAAGGAAGTAATAGAAACCGCACTCGAAAACGGATACACCACTATCGTTATCGCCGACCACGGTAACTGCGAAACGATGATAAACCCCGACGGCAGCCCGAACACCGCACATACCACTAATCCGGTGCCGATCATTATTGTGGACAAAGACATCAAGCATGTAAAAGACGGCATCCTTGGCGACATCGCCCCTACTATCCTTGACCTTATGGGGCTGGAGCAGCCGGCAGTAATGACAAGGCATTCGTTGGTATCGTGA